The Celeribacter marinus genome window below encodes:
- a CDS encoding efflux RND transporter periplasmic adaptor subunit, which translates to MSLTTALLIAGGYRFYSAFQERQAREGTSAPARERQFAVNVVTVTPSRLVPVLSTYGEVEASRTLELRMPAGGRVIELSERFEEGGAVKAGDVLMRVDPADAAAALRVAQADVQEAKAELSEAERALLISVDDLAAARAQTDLRTAALERQENLQTRGVGSASAVETAALSEASARQAVLSKRQSLANAEARVDQAKTGVLRAQIALEEAERSLGDTTLVAEFDGVLTGVVGALGAIVNANEQVGSLIAPDALQVAFRISTQQYSRLVGDQRALPRLPVTVSLDVAGVDLTATGEVTRESAAVGDGQTGRLLFARLDVSAGLRPGDFVNVRIDEPELTNVARIPSSAVDASQTVLAITDESRLEVRDAPVLRRQGDDVIVDATAIAGRQIVAERSPLLGAGIRVRVNGAEPDTNAQSAADANSDMVALSDDQRAKLIAFVDGNTRMPEEARARIKEQLAADEVPAELITRLESRMGS; encoded by the coding sequence ATGTCACTGACCACAGCGCTCTTAATCGCTGGTGGGTATAGATTTTATTCTGCGTTCCAAGAGCGGCAGGCACGCGAAGGCACCTCTGCGCCTGCGCGCGAGCGGCAATTTGCGGTGAATGTCGTGACTGTCACGCCATCGCGCCTTGTCCCCGTGTTGTCGACCTACGGTGAGGTTGAAGCAAGCCGCACGTTGGAGTTGCGTATGCCCGCCGGTGGACGCGTTATCGAACTTTCGGAGCGGTTCGAGGAGGGCGGTGCGGTCAAGGCGGGGGACGTGTTGATGCGCGTTGATCCCGCTGACGCGGCCGCCGCACTGCGCGTGGCGCAAGCGGACGTGCAAGAGGCCAAGGCCGAACTGAGCGAGGCCGAGCGCGCGCTGCTCATTTCCGTAGATGATCTGGCGGCGGCGCGTGCACAGACTGATTTGCGCACAGCCGCGTTAGAGCGGCAAGAGAACTTACAAACCCGTGGTGTCGGCTCTGCCAGTGCGGTTGAAACGGCGGCCCTGTCGGAGGCGTCTGCGCGCCAAGCCGTCTTGTCCAAACGTCAATCTCTTGCCAATGCAGAGGCCCGTGTGGACCAAGCAAAGACAGGGGTTCTTCGGGCTCAAATCGCCCTTGAAGAGGCCGAGCGGTCATTGGGCGACACGACCCTTGTTGCGGAGTTCGATGGTGTGTTGACGGGTGTTGTCGGGGCGCTGGGGGCGATTGTGAATGCAAACGAACAGGTTGGATCGTTGATTGCGCCCGATGCGCTTCAGGTCGCTTTTCGGATTTCGACACAGCAATATTCCCGTCTCGTAGGAGATCAGCGTGCCCTACCGCGGTTGCCTGTGACGGTATCTTTGGATGTTGCGGGTGTGGATTTAACGGCCACGGGCGAAGTCACCCGTGAAAGTGCGGCTGTTGGCGATGGTCAAACGGGGCGATTGCTCTTTGCGCGTCTCGATGTCTCGGCGGGGCTGCGTCCGGGTGATTTCGTAAATGTCCGTATTGATGAACCCGAACTGACAAATGTGGCGCGTATTCCATCAAGTGCCGTTGATGCCTCACAGACCGTTTTGGCTATCACAGATGAGAGCCGCCTCGAAGTGCGCGATGCACCGGTGTTAAGACGCCAAGGCGATGACGTGATAGTCGATGCGACCGCGATTGCGGGACGTCAGATTGTAGCGGAGCGCAGCCCGCTTTTAGGGGCGGGTATCCGCGTGCGCGTAAACGGTGCCGAGCCGGACACAAATGCGCAAAGCGCAGCTGATGCGAACAGTGACATGGTTGCTCTGAGCGACGACCAGCGCGCGAAACTCATCGCCTTTGTCGATGGGAATACACGTATGCCCGAAGAGGCGCGCGCGCGGATCAAAGAACAGCTTGCCGCCGATGAGGTGCCCGCCGAATTGATCACGCGCCTAGAAAGCCGGATGGGGAGTTAA
- the moaB gene encoding molybdenum cofactor biosynthesis protein B: MADIDESLEFIPLRIAVLAVSDSRSMAQDTSGDTLVSLIEAAGHVVGARKIVTDDRPLIRDTLQAWVDDEAVDVVISTGGTGLTGRDVTVEAHRDVYEKEIEAFATMFTIVSMKSVGTSAVQSRATGGIAKSTYLFALPGSNGACKDAWNEILVWQLDHRHKPCNFVQMIPRLEEHKRLA, translated from the coding sequence GTGGCCGATATTGACGAGAGCCTAGAATTCATCCCGCTGCGGATTGCCGTTTTGGCCGTGTCTGATTCGCGTTCAATGGCTCAAGATACCTCGGGAGACACGTTGGTGTCGCTGATCGAGGCGGCGGGGCATGTGGTTGGCGCGCGTAAAATTGTCACCGATGATCGCCCGCTTATTCGCGACACATTGCAAGCGTGGGTTGACGACGAGGCGGTTGATGTTGTGATTTCAACGGGGGGCACGGGCCTGACGGGGCGTGACGTGACGGTTGAGGCGCACCGCGATGTCTATGAGAAAGAGATCGAAGCCTTTGCGACGATGTTCACGATTGTCTCTATGAAAAGCGTTGGCACCTCGGCGGTGCAGTCACGCGCAACGGGTGGAATTGCCAAAAGCACCTATTTGTTTGCTCTGCCCGGATCGAATGGCGCGTGTAAAGATGCGTGGAACGAGATCCTCGTTTGGCAACTCGATCACCGTCATAAGCCGTGTAATTTCGTGCAAATGATCCCGCGCCTCGAAGAGCACAAACGCCTCGCATAG
- a CDS encoding uracil-DNA glycosylase — METHLDHIDFWDAHALLDWQVELGVSEPIGEHPVNRYDMPAAAPKPAPPASVATKGKAPPPVRPQVETEVDGVGEAVVAAKSAGSLDALREALATFEHCALKRGAHNLVFGDGNPQARVMVIGEAPTRDEDREGTPFVGRSGALLDKMFGAIGLDRASPDTQNGLYLVTALPWRPPENRDATPDEIAMLTPFLIKHIELADPDIIVIMGNLACQALTGRAGITRLRGTWEEVLGKPAMPMTHPAYLLRTPAAKREAWADLLEIQARLRTIS, encoded by the coding sequence ATGGAGACTCATCTGGATCACATCGATTTTTGGGACGCGCACGCGTTGTTGGACTGGCAAGTCGAGCTTGGCGTGTCCGAGCCGATTGGCGAGCATCCGGTGAATCGCTACGACATGCCCGCAGCCGCACCCAAACCTGCGCCGCCAGCGTCAGTTGCGACAAAGGGCAAAGCGCCCCCCCCCGTACGTCCGCAAGTCGAGACTGAGGTTGACGGTGTGGGAGAGGCCGTGGTGGCGGCGAAATCAGCCGGATCACTGGATGCCTTGCGTGAGGCGTTGGCGACATTTGAACATTGTGCCCTGAAACGCGGCGCGCATAATTTGGTGTTTGGGGATGGCAATCCTCAGGCACGGGTGATGGTCATTGGCGAGGCACCTACCCGCGATGAGGATCGCGAGGGCACGCCGTTTGTTGGCCGCTCAGGGGCGCTTTTGGACAAGATGTTCGGGGCAATCGGTTTGGATCGCGCATCGCCCGATACGCAAAACGGGTTGTACCTTGTCACGGCCTTGCCGTGGCGTCCGCCCGAAAACCGCGATGCGACACCTGACGAGATTGCGATGCTAACGCCGTTTTTGATCAAGCATATCGAATTGGCCGATCCGGATATCATCGTCATTATGGGCAATCTGGCGTGTCAGGCGCTCACGGGCCGCGCGGGGATCACGCGGTTGCGCGGGACGTGGGAAGAGGTGCTGGGTAAACCCGCGATGCCGATGACGCATCCCGCCTATTTGTTGCGCACCCCCGCGGCCAAGCGCGAGGCGTGGGCCGATCTTTTGGAAATTCAGGCGCGGTTGCGCACTATCAGCTAA